From a single Cytophagales bacterium WSM2-2 genomic region:
- a CDS encoding thioesterase — protein MYRSETHVRVRYGETDQMGYVYYGNYAMYYEVARVESLRQLGLTYKELEDGGVMMPVLENKSRFLSPALYDDLLRIVTIIREKPTVRITFEYEIYNGTNQLIHQGETLLVFVNKNTGKPCRPPEHFQNVLKPYF, from the coding sequence ATGTATCGCTCCGAGACCCATGTTCGCGTACGCTACGGAGAAACAGACCAGATGGGTTACGTGTACTATGGAAACTATGCCATGTATTATGAAGTGGCGCGCGTTGAAAGTTTGCGTCAGCTTGGATTAACTTATAAAGAGCTAGAGGATGGCGGGGTAATGATGCCGGTACTCGAAAACAAATCCAGGTTTCTATCCCCCGCCTTGTATGATGATTTGTTAAGAATAGTTACCATCATTCGCGAGAAACCGACTGTACGGATTACATTTGAATACGAGATTTACAACGGGACGAACCAACTCATTCACCAGGGTGAAACGTTACTTGTCTTTGTAAACAAGAATACGGGAAAGCCATGCCGGCCACCTGAACATTTTCAGAACGTACTGAAGCCTTACTTTTGA
- a CDS encoding aminodeoxychorismate lyase, which translates to MKEVNKGKLALYLVASTLLITFVFYGYQICYTANILVDRDDRAFIIKSGATFRNLQEDLGNNGFVNDMVSFSFLARLTGFDKEFTPGRYILRRNMTNLQALNTLRSGKQEAVKITFSYVRLRSELIEKLTRNTGVSPKDFDSAIDEFIATNTDGFNKDNIMCMFLPNTYEVYFNVQPLELVKRMNSEYKKFWTEARIAKAKAADLTPIEASILASIVQAESVKPDEAPIIAGLYINRLKKHIALQADPTLVFAVGDFTLKRVLNSHKEIDSPYNTYKHAGLPPGPVNVPQIASIDAVLNYQHHNYYYMCAKEDFSGHHNFASDLDEHSRNARKYQKALDIEMAKAKQNKK; encoded by the coding sequence ATGAAAGAAGTGAATAAAGGCAAGCTCGCACTATATCTGGTTGCCTCCACCTTGCTGATCACCTTTGTGTTTTATGGTTACCAGATTTGCTACACCGCTAATATCCTGGTTGACCGTGACGACAGGGCATTTATTATTAAATCGGGGGCAACGTTCAGGAATCTCCAGGAAGACTTAGGCAACAACGGATTTGTGAATGACATGGTGTCGTTTAGTTTTCTGGCACGCCTCACCGGTTTTGATAAAGAATTTACTCCCGGCAGGTACATCCTTCGCCGGAATATGACCAACCTGCAAGCTTTGAATACACTGCGATCAGGGAAACAGGAGGCCGTGAAAATAACTTTCTCTTATGTGCGCCTCAGGAGCGAACTGATAGAAAAACTTACCCGCAATACCGGGGTATCACCGAAGGATTTTGACAGCGCCATTGATGAATTCATCGCTACCAACACCGATGGATTTAACAAAGACAATATCATGTGTATGTTTTTGCCAAACACCTACGAAGTATACTTCAATGTGCAGCCTTTGGAGCTTGTGAAGAGGATGAATTCGGAATACAAAAAATTCTGGACTGAAGCGCGTATTGCTAAAGCGAAAGCTGCTGATCTCACACCCATAGAGGCTTCCATTCTCGCATCTATTGTGCAGGCGGAGTCAGTGAAACCCGATGAAGCACCTATCATTGCGGGTTTATACATCAACCGCCTCAAGAAACACATTGCATTGCAAGCTGATCCTACATTGGTTTTTGCTGTTGGCGATTTCACTTTGAAACGTGTGCTCAATAGTCATAAGGAAATCGATTCGCCCTACAATACTTACAAACACGCAGGCTTGCCTCCCGGCCCTGTCAATGTGCCACAGATCGCGAGTATCGATGCTGTACTCAACTATCAGCACCACAACTATTATTACATGTGTGCAAAGGAGGATTTTTCGGGTCACCACAATTTTGCCAGTGACCTTGACGAGCACAGCCGCAATGCGCGCAAATACCAGAAAGCCCTCGATATAGAAATGGCGAAGGCTAAGCAAAACAAGAAATAA
- a CDS encoding threonylcarbamoyl-AMP synthase yields MPAELLSIHPKNPEQRKINRVVELLQKGSIVIYPTDTIYGIGCDLLNRRAVERLCQIMEVKPQKLNLSFICHNLGHISEYVKRIDTPVFKILKKELPGPFTFIFESSNQVPKILGVDKKTVGIRVPDHPIPLEIVKLLGNPLITSSIKDDDEIKEYTTDPEEIYEDFKHRVDLVIDGGAGGNVPSTVIDFTSGEAQVTRQGLGNFEAYV; encoded by the coding sequence ATGCCCGCCGAACTTCTGTCCATCCATCCCAAAAACCCGGAGCAGCGAAAAATTAATCGCGTTGTGGAACTGCTACAAAAAGGCAGCATAGTCATTTATCCGACTGACACGATTTATGGCATCGGATGTGACTTGCTTAACCGTCGGGCTGTGGAGCGACTATGTCAGATTATGGAAGTAAAACCACAAAAACTGAACCTCTCATTTATATGTCATAACCTCGGCCATATTTCCGAGTACGTAAAACGAATAGATACTCCAGTTTTCAAAATCCTGAAAAAAGAATTGCCAGGGCCTTTCACATTTATTTTTGAATCGAGCAATCAGGTTCCGAAAATTTTGGGAGTGGACAAAAAAACAGTTGGCATCCGTGTGCCGGATCATCCTATTCCCCTGGAGATTGTAAAACTCCTAGGTAATCCGTTGATTACTTCTTCCATCAAGGATGATGATGAAATCAAAGAATACACGACCGATCCGGAAGAAATCTATGAAGACTTTAAACACCGCGTTGACCTTGTTATTGACGGTGGGGCCGGGGGGAACGTTCCATCAACAGTGATTGACTTTACATCAGGCGAGGCCCAGGTAACGAGACAAGGCTTGGGAAACTTTGAAGCGTATGTTTGA